One stretch of Pigmentiphaga aceris DNA includes these proteins:
- a CDS encoding NAD(P)-dependent alcohol dehydrogenase gives MPIVNGYAAPAAGAPLQPFSFERRELRDDDVDIAIHYCGVCHSDIHQARDEWGGSMFPMVPGHEIAGVVTAVGKAVTKFKVGDRVGVGCFVDSCTKCKTRDVDNEQYMAGLIQTYNSLEADGVTPTFGGYSSRIAVKEGYVLSIPDSLPLDAAAPLLCAGITLYSPLKHWKVGPGKKVAIVGLGGLGHMGVKLAHAMGAEVTVLSQTLNKEADGKRMGADHFFATSDLQTFVDLQGYFDVIINTVGASIDWTDYLNLLALDGSMVLVGIPESPAPVHAFALVGGRRSLSGSMIGSIKETQEMLDFCGEHGIVSDIELIKIQDINEAYERVVRSDVRFRFVIDMSSLEAA, from the coding sequence ATGCCGATCGTCAATGGTTACGCCGCTCCCGCCGCAGGCGCTCCGCTGCAACCCTTCAGTTTCGAACGCCGCGAGCTGCGCGACGATGACGTCGATATCGCCATCCACTATTGCGGCGTCTGCCACTCCGACATCCACCAGGCCCGCGACGAGTGGGGCGGTTCGATGTTCCCGATGGTGCCGGGCCACGAGATCGCGGGTGTCGTGACGGCAGTCGGCAAGGCCGTCACCAAGTTCAAGGTGGGTGACCGCGTGGGCGTGGGTTGCTTTGTGGATTCGTGCACCAAGTGCAAGACGCGCGACGTCGACAACGAGCAATACATGGCTGGCCTGATCCAGACCTACAACAGCCTGGAAGCCGATGGCGTCACGCCCACCTTTGGCGGCTATTCCTCGCGCATTGCGGTCAAGGAAGGCTACGTGCTGTCCATTCCCGATTCGCTGCCGCTGGACGCTGCTGCGCCGCTGCTGTGCGCCGGTATCACCCTGTATTCACCGCTCAAACACTGGAAGGTCGGGCCGGGCAAGAAGGTTGCCATCGTGGGCCTGGGCGGGCTGGGGCACATGGGGGTAAAGCTGGCGCACGCGATGGGTGCCGAAGTCACGGTGTTGAGCCAGACGCTGAACAAGGAAGCAGACGGCAAACGCATGGGTGCCGATCACTTCTTCGCGACCAGCGACCTGCAGACCTTCGTTGATCTGCAAGGCTATTTCGACGTCATCATCAACACGGTTGGCGCAAGCATCGACTGGACCGACTATCTGAACCTGTTGGCGCTCGACGGCAGCATGGTGCTGGTTGGCATCCCGGAATCGCCTGCGCCGGTGCATGCGTTCGCACTGGTCGGTGGCCGCCGCTCGCTGTCCGGGTCGATGATCGGTTCGATCAAGGAAACCCAGGAAATGCTCGATTTCTGCGGCGAACACGGCATCGTGTCCGACATCGAACTCATCAAGATTCAGGACATCAACGAGGCTTACGAGCGCGTGGTGCGCAGCGATGTGCGCTTCCGCTTTGTGATCGATATGAGTTCGCTGGAAGCGGCGTAA
- the ompR gene encoding two-component system response regulator OmpR encodes MSLANAPKKILVVDDDVRLRDLLRRYLAEQGFSVWVAENAQSMNKLWQRERFDLLVLDLMLPGEDGLSICRRLRGARDNTPIIMLTAKGEDVDRIVGLEMGADDYLPKPFNPRELLARVNAVLRRKGPDEHPGAPSQDNETVSFGPYLLNLATRTLTRSGEAVPLTTGEFSVLKVFARHPKIPLSRDKLMELARGREYEAFDRSLDVQISRLRKLLEPDPAKPVFIQTVWGLGYVFVPDGG; translated from the coding sequence ATGTCACTCGCCAACGCCCCTAAAAAAATCCTCGTCGTCGACGACGACGTGCGTCTCCGCGACCTGCTTCGACGTTATCTCGCCGAGCAAGGCTTCTCTGTCTGGGTGGCCGAAAACGCCCAGAGCATGAACAAGCTATGGCAACGCGAGCGCTTCGACCTGCTGGTCCTCGATCTGATGCTTCCTGGTGAAGATGGCCTGTCCATCTGTCGCCGTCTGCGTGGTGCCCGGGATAACACCCCGATCATCATGTTGACCGCCAAGGGCGAAGACGTGGATCGCATCGTCGGGCTCGAAATGGGCGCGGATGATTATCTGCCCAAACCTTTCAACCCCCGCGAACTGCTTGCCCGCGTAAACGCTGTGCTGCGTCGCAAAGGTCCGGACGAACATCCGGGCGCGCCTAGCCAGGACAACGAGACGGTCAGCTTCGGCCCCTACCTGCTCAATCTGGCAACCCGCACCCTGACCCGCAGTGGCGAAGCAGTTCCGCTCACCACTGGCGAGTTCTCGGTCCTGAAAGTGTTTGCCCGTCACCCCAAAATCCCGCTGTCGCGCGACAAGCTCATGGAGCTTGCACGCGGTCGCGAATACGAAGCTTTCGATCGAAGCCTGGACGTGCAGATTTCGCGTTTGCGCAAACTGCTCGAACCCGATCCCGCCAAACCCGTCTTCATTCAAACCGTATGGGGGCTTGGCTACGTCTTTGTTCCCGACGGCGGTTGA
- the tsaB gene encoding tRNA (adenosine(37)-N6)-threonylcarbamoyltransferase complex dimerization subunit type 1 TsaB, translating into MTQYILALETSGACCGVALLCDASGAQRVVLREHHGTKEHSERLLPMVDEVLAEAGIAATALSAIAFGQGPGGFTGLRVACGVAQGLGFALELPLAPVVSLAALALASEATTGQVVLVAMDARMDEVYAGAYRIVDDAGWRDVVALDGPILLGAADLLTWARMQSWWTDAVLHVGDAALAYPTQVGLSDTAPRSEIVRPTADAVALLAAGMLRRGECVPADQASPLYVRDKVAFTTAERASGLGGNPRVTLPQVGVANGVAG; encoded by the coding sequence ATGACTCAATACATTCTTGCCCTGGAAACTTCCGGTGCGTGTTGCGGCGTTGCGCTCTTGTGCGACGCAAGCGGTGCGCAGCGGGTCGTGTTGCGCGAGCATCACGGCACCAAAGAACATTCCGAACGCCTGTTGCCGATGGTCGACGAAGTCTTGGCCGAGGCGGGCATTGCTGCCACCGCGCTCAGCGCGATTGCCTTCGGGCAAGGTCCTGGCGGCTTCACGGGCTTGCGGGTGGCGTGTGGTGTGGCGCAGGGCCTGGGTTTTGCACTTGAACTGCCGCTGGCGCCCGTGGTGTCGCTGGCGGCGCTGGCATTGGCAAGCGAAGCCACGACTGGCCAGGTGGTACTGGTGGCCATGGATGCACGCATGGACGAGGTGTATGCCGGTGCCTACCGCATCGTCGATGACGCGGGCTGGCGCGACGTGGTGGCGCTCGATGGACCGATTCTGCTGGGTGCTGCCGACCTGCTGACCTGGGCACGCATGCAATCCTGGTGGACCGACGCCGTGCTGCATGTCGGTGACGCGGCGCTTGCTTATCCGACGCAGGTCGGTCTTTCTGATACCGCCCCGCGTTCCGAAATTGTTCGACCGACTGCCGATGCGGTGGCCTTGCTGGCGGCGGGCATGTTGCGTCGTGGCGAGTGTGTGCCGGCCGATCAGGCAAGCCCGCTTTATGTTCGCGACAAAGTGGCTTTCACCACCGCTGAACGGGCATCCGGTCTGGGTGGGAATCCTCGTGTCACCTTGCCGCAGGTAGGGGTGGCAAACGGAGTGGCAGGATGA
- a CDS encoding WD40 repeat domain-containing protein, with amino-acid sequence MNRVRRLLDPATGKTWSTRCDGELVIISNGFPGKEKHADKPKADAETARIWAEKEEWARLKKNMVLVTPDAAPGEPRMHCYLGGAYTGSLALADVGGRIMCSRSGDSEHLVFVSADGVISKPMDLPPNRLAWKIIHAPALDRVLVQADDQVIAWSDASGAFEALTESRARHGSFLDAAGTRIAWYDAPDVVVKDIATGKELFRRKFEAQIYKGSVQMTGALSPDGSTVAACAQEGEVVLFDIASGESRTWQGSFTQIDKLEFSGDGRWLIAKGRYAGWGLHCFDVAAGAARTDWPDLGDLGNGDFAIDPTGTRLAVTHRGHIEVFDLATMQSVLRFRVEHIVRRADIAWMGTDTIAVRTDYACASLYAV; translated from the coding sequence ATGAATCGCGTCCGTCGCCTGCTCGATCCCGCCACCGGTAAAACCTGGTCCACCCGCTGTGATGGGGAACTGGTCATCATCAGCAATGGATTTCCCGGCAAGGAAAAGCATGCCGACAAACCCAAGGCGGACGCCGAGACGGCACGCATCTGGGCCGAGAAAGAGGAATGGGCGCGACTGAAAAAGAACATGGTGCTGGTCACCCCCGACGCAGCCCCTGGCGAACCGCGCATGCACTGCTACCTAGGTGGTGCCTACACCGGTTCACTCGCGCTGGCCGATGTCGGTGGGCGGATCATGTGCAGCCGCAGCGGCGACAGCGAACACTTGGTGTTTGTCAGTGCCGACGGCGTGATCAGCAAGCCGATGGACCTGCCGCCGAATCGCCTGGCGTGGAAAATCATCCATGCGCCGGCCCTGGACCGCGTGTTGGTGCAGGCCGATGACCAGGTCATAGCCTGGTCTGATGCCAGCGGGGCCTTTGAAGCGCTGACCGAATCGCGTGCCAGACATGGCAGCTTCCTGGATGCGGCAGGCACACGCATCGCGTGGTACGACGCGCCCGATGTGGTCGTGAAAGACATTGCCACCGGCAAAGAACTGTTCCGCCGCAAATTCGAGGCGCAGATCTACAAGGGCAGCGTGCAGATGACGGGTGCGCTGTCACCCGATGGCAGCACGGTGGCTGCCTGCGCGCAGGAAGGCGAGGTGGTGTTGTTCGATATTGCCAGCGGCGAGTCGCGCACCTGGCAGGGCAGCTTCACGCAGATCGACAAGCTGGAATTTTCTGGCGACGGCCGTTGGCTGATTGCCAAGGGACGTTATGCCGGCTGGGGCTTGCATTGCTTTGACGTGGCCGCGGGCGCAGCGCGCACTGACTGGCCGGACTTGGGTGACCTGGGCAATGGCGATTTTGCCATCGACCCCACTGGCACACGCTTGGCCGTCACGCATCGTGGCCACATCGAGGTCTTCGATCTGGCCACGATGCAAAGCGTGCTGCGTTTCCGGGTCGAGCACATCGTGCGTCGTGCCGATATTGCGTGGATGGGCACTGACACCATCGCGGTGCGCACCGATTATGCGTGCGCAAGTTTGTACGCGGTGTAA
- a CDS encoding cysteine hydrolase family protein, with protein sequence MTDSIHLVLIDPQNDFCDLPAGWCGSDPLSESAGGLTAGLTTGPQTAAFIGSLVDPLADPAGPTAAKLHAPALPVPGAHQDMLRIARLIDEASERISAITVTLDSHHRLDIAHPGFWTTRDDLPVAAFTQITAAQLRAGDYRPRDATALARAQRYLDELEQRGRYTLMVWPVHCEIGSWGHNVHPAVKAAYNRWEDQHLRVVGKLSKGSNPWTEHYSAVRAEVPDANDPATQLNAAWLAELDRADQIVIAGEAGSHCVRATVEDIADHLPSQRLDKLVLLTDCMSPVGGFDAQQQTFLDNMRKRGLRLCSSADFLSAVAARRA encoded by the coding sequence GTGACAGATTCCATTCACCTGGTGCTGATAGACCCGCAAAATGATTTTTGCGATCTGCCGGCGGGTTGGTGTGGGAGTGATCCGTTGAGCGAGTCTGCGGGTGGTCTCACGGCGGGTCTTACAACCGGTCCCCAGACTGCCGCGTTCATCGGTTCCCTGGTCGATCCGCTCGCTGATCCCGCTGGTCCCACCGCTGCAAAGCTACATGCCCCCGCCTTGCCTGTCCCCGGCGCGCACCAGGACATGCTGCGCATTGCCCGTCTGATCGATGAGGCCAGCGAGCGCATCAGCGCGATCACCGTCACGCTGGATTCTCATCACCGTCTGGATATTGCGCACCCGGGGTTCTGGACGACCCGGGACGACTTGCCTGTCGCTGCATTCACGCAGATCACCGCGGCACAACTACGTGCTGGGGACTATCGGCCACGCGACGCAACTGCCTTGGCACGTGCGCAGCGCTATCTGGACGAACTGGAACAACGCGGGCGCTACACGCTGATGGTGTGGCCGGTGCACTGCGAAATCGGTAGTTGGGGGCATAACGTGCATCCGGCGGTGAAGGCCGCCTATAACCGCTGGGAAGATCAGCACCTGCGTGTGGTCGGCAAGCTGAGCAAGGGCAGCAACCCCTGGACCGAGCATTACAGCGCGGTACGGGCCGAGGTGCCTGATGCCAACGACCCGGCAACGCAGCTGAACGCGGCGTGGTTGGCCGAGCTTGATCGCGCGGATCAGATCGTGATTGCAGGCGAGGCGGGCAGCCACTGCGTGCGCGCCACGGTGGAAGATATCGCTGACCATCTGCCGTCGCAGCGCTTGGACAAGCTGGTGTTGCTGACTGACTGCATGAGCCCGGTTGGTGGGTTCGACGCCCAGCAGCAGACTTTTCTGGACAACATGCGCAAGCGAGGGCTGCGTCTTTGCAGCAGTGCGGACTTTCTGTCGGCCGTTGCGGCGCGCAGGGCATGA
- a CDS encoding LLM class flavin-dependent oxidoreductase, with amino-acid sequence MPKTPRQIKLGAFLMQTGHHIAAWRLPETHADDGQSFKRFAELAKKAEAAKFDTIFFADSVGVRNEDPTSLHRTARSDHFEPLTLLSALSVVTERIGLIATVSTSFNEPFNVARKFASLDHLSGGRAGWNLVTSSGNGEAHNFNRSEHLQHGLRYERAGEFYDVVTGLWDSWDDDAFLRDKESGIYHDPNKLHVLGYQGEHFQVRGPLNVARPPQGWPVVVQAGASEAGKELAARTAEVIFVAHQTFGEAQDFYRDIKGRLARYGRHPDDLKVMPGIFPVVGRTQAEAEDKFGRLQDLIHPDVGLSLLSNMIGGVDLSGYPIDGPVPELPETNGGKSRQRLLLDLARRDNLTIRDLYLRIAGARGHQQVVGSVTQVADQLQQWFEEEGADGFNIMSPSLPSGLEDFIELVLPELRRRGLFRTEYEGKTLRENLGLRRPVSRYAGAKVAAQAA; translated from the coding sequence ATGCCCAAGACTCCCCGACAAATCAAGCTAGGCGCATTTCTGATGCAGACCGGGCACCATATCGCCGCCTGGCGTCTGCCCGAAACCCATGCCGATGACGGACAGAGTTTCAAGCGTTTTGCCGAGCTGGCCAAGAAAGCCGAGGCCGCCAAGTTCGACACGATCTTTTTTGCCGATTCAGTAGGTGTGCGCAATGAAGACCCGACCTCTCTGCACCGCACCGCGCGCAGCGATCATTTCGAACCACTGACCTTGCTGTCGGCGCTGTCGGTGGTGACCGAGCGCATCGGTCTGATCGCCACCGTTTCCACCAGCTTCAACGAACCTTTCAATGTGGCGCGCAAGTTTGCGTCGCTGGATCACCTGAGCGGCGGGCGCGCAGGCTGGAATCTGGTCACATCCAGCGGCAACGGCGAGGCGCACAACTTCAACCGCAGCGAGCATCTTCAGCATGGTCTGCGATACGAACGCGCAGGCGAGTTCTATGACGTGGTGACTGGGCTGTGGGACTCGTGGGACGACGACGCGTTTCTGCGCGACAAGGAAAGCGGCATCTACCACGACCCGAACAAGCTGCATGTGCTGGGCTACCAGGGCGAACACTTCCAGGTACGCGGCCCTTTGAACGTGGCGCGACCGCCGCAGGGCTGGCCGGTCGTGGTGCAGGCGGGAGCATCGGAAGCCGGCAAGGAACTGGCGGCACGCACAGCGGAAGTGATTTTTGTGGCGCACCAGACCTTTGGCGAGGCGCAGGATTTCTATCGCGACATCAAGGGACGGCTGGCGCGTTACGGCCGCCATCCCGATGACTTGAAGGTAATGCCCGGCATCTTCCCCGTAGTGGGCCGCACGCAGGCCGAGGCCGAAGACAAGTTCGGTCGCCTGCAAGACCTGATCCACCCGGACGTGGGCCTGTCGCTGTTGTCGAACATGATTGGCGGCGTTGATCTGTCGGGTTATCCGATCGATGGCCCGGTGCCGGAACTTCCCGAAACCAACGGCGGCAAGAGCCGCCAGCGTCTGCTGCTGGACTTGGCTCGACGCGACAATTTGACCATCCGCGATCTGTATCTGCGCATTGCCGGGGCGCGTGGGCATCAACAGGTGGTGGGGTCGGTCACGCAGGTGGCAGACCAGTTGCAGCAGTGGTTCGAAGAAGAAGGTGCCGACGGCTTCAACATCATGTCGCCATCGCTGCCCAGCGGGCTGGAAGACTTCATCGAACTGGTGCTGCCAGAACTGCGCCGCCGCGGCCTGTTCCGCACGGAATATGAAGGCAAGACCCTGCGTGAGAATCTGGGCTTGCGCAGGCCGGTCAGCCGGTACGCGGGTGCGAAGGTTGCTGCGCAGGCGGCGTGA
- a CDS encoding ATP-binding protein yields the protein MSVALRVVSRLGLFGRTFLLLTVLMTASLAVWLQAFRNMEIEPRAQQIAQQIVTVVNITRAALVHSAPRVRRDLMLDLATNEGIQVYPRETTDKTQPIPDREILQRVAVYVIDRLGPTAQVVWEVNRIPGLWVSFAIDDDDYWVVIERDRVERAPGVEWLGWGAAALLLSLLGAAMIVSFVNRPLSRLARAAQALSLGEKPSPLPEMGPDEIRSVNASFNRMVEELDRAEADRALMLAGISHDLRTPLTRLRLELELSGLTEESRHAIDEDVAQLDRTIGQFMVYARPATTPDQVIDVSGLITDLAERERAHTELMGGTLVANVAGDLKARVAPSDLERAVCNLVENARKYGHDEGRPVAIDLILHASQGNIHIDVCDRGPGIPASDVPRMLRPFTRGSEARTDAGGAGLGLAIVRRLLQRVGGTIELLPRPGGGLIGRVVLPAAPRNAA from the coding sequence ATGTCGGTCGCCCTTCGCGTAGTCTCTCGCCTAGGCCTGTTCGGCCGCACTTTCCTGTTGTTGACCGTGTTGATGACGGCCAGCCTTGCCGTATGGCTTCAAGCCTTCCGCAACATGGAAATCGAGCCGCGGGCACAACAAATCGCCCAGCAGATCGTGACCGTGGTCAATATCACGCGTGCGGCGCTGGTCCATTCCGCTCCCCGCGTACGTCGCGATCTGATGCTGGATCTGGCTACCAATGAAGGTATTCAGGTCTATCCCCGTGAAACCACCGACAAGACGCAACCCATCCCGGATCGCGAGATCCTGCAGCGGGTCGCCGTCTATGTGATCGACCGTCTTGGTCCCACCGCGCAGGTGGTCTGGGAGGTCAATCGCATCCCTGGCCTGTGGGTCAGCTTTGCCATCGATGACGACGACTATTGGGTCGTGATCGAACGCGACCGCGTGGAACGTGCACCCGGCGTGGAATGGCTGGGCTGGGGTGCGGCAGCCTTGTTGTTGTCGCTGCTTGGCGCAGCCATGATCGTGAGCTTCGTGAACCGGCCGCTGTCGCGGCTGGCACGTGCAGCGCAAGCCCTGTCTTTGGGTGAAAAGCCTTCTCCCCTGCCCGAAATGGGGCCGGACGAGATCCGCAGCGTGAACGCCAGCTTCAACCGGATGGTGGAAGAACTGGATCGTGCGGAAGCCGATCGCGCACTGATGCTAGCCGGTATTTCGCACGATCTGCGCACGCCCTTGACGCGTCTGCGCCTGGAATTGGAACTCAGCGGCCTGACCGAAGAAAGCCGGCACGCCATTGACGAAGACGTAGCGCAGCTTGACCGCACCATTGGCCAGTTCATGGTCTATGCGCGTCCGGCCACCACGCCTGATCAGGTCATCGATGTGTCCGGGCTGATTACTGATCTGGCCGAACGCGAACGCGCGCACACGGAATTGATGGGCGGCACGCTGGTCGCGAATGTGGCGGGCGATCTGAAAGCGCGCGTGGCACCGTCCGACCTGGAACGCGCGGTCTGCAACCTGGTTGAAAACGCGCGCAAGTATGGCCATGACGAAGGTCGTCCGGTTGCCATCGATCTGATCTTGCATGCGTCGCAGGGCAATATTCATATCGATGTCTGCGACCGTGGCCCGGGCATTCCGGCATCGGATGTGCCGCGCATGCTGCGTCCGTTCACGCGTGGGTCCGAGGCGCGCACCGATGCGGGTGGCGCGGGCTTGGGCCTGGCTATTGTGCGACGCCTGCTGCAACGGGTTGGCGGCACAATTGAACTGCTGCCGCGTCCTGGTGGCGGCTTGATTGGCCGGGTGGTGTTGCCTGCTGCCCCTCGCAACGCAGCCTGA